GTCATTTCAATGTTCAAGAATTCCTCTAATATTAAAACCAGAAACAACTTGAATTATATTTCGATATAGCAAAAGTAGTTACCTGTAGTAGGCAAGCAGGACATCGGTTGATGGATCTTGCCAGCTAACATTATTTAAACTTGAACCAAGACCAGTTATCTCACCCGTACCATTGTCAAATGTAATCATGTTCATCTCAGCCGTTATATACATTCTGGTAGTTATATTCTGGGGGACATTTATAGGGTGCTCTGTGCTTGCCAAGCTCTTTATACGGCTTGCGAAGTCTGCTGCAGAATACAAATCCTCATAGGTAGGGAGGGTGCTTGGAAAAATTGGCAGTTCTGGGGGTGTGTAATTGCCTTTATACTCGAGAATTGCAGTCACATTGGACATGTCATAGTCGGTAACATCTGGCCTAACACTGTCATATTGTCTAGCAGCCATGTAGTACCTCCCAAGTGACTGGTTGGCTGTGACCAATATGTCCATGGTTTGTCCAGGAGCAATCATGGTAAAGTTTGTGACGATAGGTTTGACGTATGATCCATCCATGCCAACAACAGTAAGATTGTGTTCAGCAATAGCAAAGTAGAGCTCTGCATTCATCACTGCATTGACCATTCGAAGAAGATAGGTCTTGCCATACTCGACTTCCCAGCGATGGGTACTGTCTGCAAGACAAAATTGATATCATATCAGAATCGCAGTAGTCACTCCATTCATTTGTAAAGGTATATGTTAACTGTTAACACAGACAATTCAACTAATTCATTCACATTGACATACCATTAGAGCATGCGAAGAAATCTCCAGGTTGTGAATTGATGGTATAGCAATCAGAGCGAGGAGTGTCAGTACCATCTTGAAGGGCCTCAGCGACTACCTCGTTCACATCATCAAAATACCAAGATCCTGCAAGGACAAGCACATTATGACCTTTAGCTGGTATCAAATGGCGGTACATTACTGTAGTCATCTAAGTGCAAGTCATACATGTATGTGTGTGTTAGTTTTTGCAAAGGTTATTTCATTTCTCAAATTCTCATGTTTCAAAACTATTGTAGTTATTGAAGGCCTTAAAACATAAAAATGACTTGGTGATTTTTAATTTCAACTATTGAATGACTATCTTAAATAAAAACACCTATATAAGGATCTATCTTCCAGTAGTCACTAGTTCACTACCTAAAGATCTATATTTGACTGTTTGACATTGACTAAAATAAACCCAATTATAAGCCGACCTTGATATTGTTGGTCACCAAAATATATAGGGTTTTGTAAGAATGCTAATGCAGCCTTATATTATTGTGCTTCTCTGTCATTCTAATATCAAACTCGAGCCAACTTTGTTGTCCTATTTAGTGTTATACACCGTTTAATTAAGTTCGGTCTACCTTATATTCTCATAACAAAAATAAATAATTAAACAGAAACCAATTCGAATAACTTACGTACCAAGAACTATAATTTCTTCACCATCAGGTTCAGGAAATGGAAAGCCAGTTTCATTTAAAGGCATAACAACAATGGCACCATTTACACTATTTCGGGTCCAATCACTGTGAGCATGCCACCAAAGTGTGCCTTCCTCATCGGAAAATATAACTTCATAAGTAAAATTTGATCCCGGTTCGATCGGACACTGCGTGATGTACTCAGGACCGTCAGACCATGGGTTTCTTGGTTGATGCACTCCATGCCTACACAACATGATTTACACATCTTGTAAATTGTAATAACTTGAAAGAAGTTGTTGAGAACGATATGTCTTTCTATCTAAATCACTTAGTTCAACGTTGTTGGGGACGAACAGAATGTATTCTCACATAAGTTGGTTGTACCGTATGTACTTATTATTCATGTAAATAGACATAATTAACATAGATCGAAGTCAGAATCAATAACAGAAATCAGAATTGTAATGTGAATTTCATAAGGAAGCATATCAATCAGTTAACTTACCAGTGGATAGTTAAGTCGAAATCTCCTTGGTTTTGGACATTAACGTAGACGGTGTCTCCTTTCTGCACCCGAATCGTCGGCCCCGGTAGCATATCGTTCACTACCAGCATGCTCTTGGTGCTACATAATCTTGTAAAGTTCTTCTCCTTCAACTACAATCGTCCATTGCAAAACCAAAGTTATCATCAGTTTCAGTTGTGTGTGTGTGTGAGAGAGAGAGAGAGAGAGAGAGAGAGAGAGAGAGAGAGAGAGAGAGAGAGAGAGAGAGAGTAAAACTTACAACAAAGTCGTAGTAATGGACAGTGCCTTCAACCATGCAAAGGACAGCGAGAGACGACAGAAGCAAAGCACCCAGAAAACCAGGCAACAGAGCCATCTTCAATCACTCCCAAAACTTGAAGATCGATGAACTAAGAAGCTAGCTAGCAGGTGTGAGTTTTGGGGTAACACATATAGTGGGTTCCTATAGCTAGCGCTAACTATATTTAAGCGCTCGGGTGTGAGTTTGACTGTTGCTCAAGTTAGGTTGAGTTCGAACCA
The window above is part of the Fragaria vesca subsp. vesca linkage group LG2, FraVesHawaii_1.0, whole genome shotgun sequence genome. Proteins encoded here:
- the LOC101306302 gene encoding putative laccase-9-like — protein: MALLPGFLGALLLSSLAVLCMVEGTVHYYDFVLKEKNFTRLCSTKSMLVVNDMLPGPTIRVQKGDTVYVNVQNQGDFDLTIHWHGVHQPRNPWSDGPEYITQCPIEPGSNFTYEVIFSDEEGTLWWHAHSDWTRNSVNGAIVVMPLNETGFPFPEPDGEEIIVLGSWYFDDVNEVVAEALQDGTDTPRSDCYTINSQPGDFFACSNDSTHRWEVEYGKTYLLRMVNAVMNAELYFAIAEHNLTVVGMDGSYVKPIVTNFTMIAPGQTMDILVTANQSLGRYYMAARQYDSVRPDVTDYDMSNVTAILEYKGNYTPPELPIFPSTLPTYEDLYSAADFASRIKSLASTEHPINVPQNITTRMYITAEMNMITFDNGTGEITGLGSSLNNVSWQDPSTDVLLAYYRNISGFYTSDFPDYPPTFFDFVAEGLPDSVAATVRGTKVRVLEYNEEVEVVFQGTDVLDASEDHPMHMHGYSYYVVGTGFGNFDNETDPKTYNLVDPPKMNTVTVPKKGWVAIRFKASNPGVWFWHCHFDRHLSWGMNTVMIVKDGGTPETSMRKPPAYMPPCSDSHTIRLQPFHHTSSRKSK